The genomic stretch TTTAAATATTAATGAAGAGCATGATATCCTCACACCGGAACATAACCACTACTCTCATCAGGAAGCAATACGGCAGGTGGCGAATCGGACAGGCGCCAGCTTCCGTGAAGTGCCAATTTACCATCAGATGAAAGATGTAACAGAAGAAAGCCTTGTGCAGGCGCTGCTGAACGAAATAAGGGACAACACGGTTGTGATTGGCTTGACTTGGGTGCAGTCTGATACTGGGCTGAAGTTCCCTGTAAGGAAATTCATGAACAAACTAAAAAAGATTAACAAGCAGCGGGAGAAGGCTAATCAAATTATCGTTGTATTAGACGGTACACACGGTTTCGGCATTGAAACCGAAACCTTCCCGGAATTGGACTGTGATTTCTTTATTACAAGCTGTCACAAATGGTTATACGGTCCACGGGGTACGGGTTTTGTCGCTGCCAAAAAGGAAGCTTGGGGTTCTGTGACTCCTGTTATCCCATCGTATACGATTTTGAGTATGGTATCCCTAAACGAAAAGCACCCGAGAGCAATGGATGGTACCCAAATGACACCGGGCGGATTTCATTCCATGGAGCATAGATGGGCATTAAAGGACGCATTTGAGTTTGCATTGGATATTGGCAAAGAGGCTATTTATGAAAGAGTGCATCAGCTGAACAGGCAAGCAAAGGAAGGTTTGGCTTCCATGTCACATGTTACACTGCACACACCAATTGCAGATGAATTATCAGCGGGTATTACTGCATTTGAAGTAAAAGGAATGAAATCAAAAAACGTAATAAAAAAACTGCATGATAAGAAGATTATTGGGACAGTTGCTCCATACCAAAACGCATTTGCACGATTAACACCAGGAATCTACAATACACCGGAAGAGATTGATCAAGTGCTGGAGGCGATAGATTCACTAAAGTAATAAGGCTTGCTTTAGGTGCAAAAGTAACGGTTACCTTGGTAAAATATGGACTTTTGTAACGTATGGGGTTTTTACATCCTCTGTTATAATTGTAGGACAATAGCATAGGTGACTCAAGGGTGGTTTGCGCATTACCTTTTGTTTCATGGAGGGTGGTGTAGCGGATGACGGTGGCAGAGGCGTTGACGTTGATGATCGGCTTTGGAACGTTAATTGTTGCAATCATGTCTGACAAGAACCAGAAAAAATAACCACCCTTGAGTTGGCAGCTCGAGAAGGATGGTTATCTTACCTCTTTTTTCGCGCAGATCCCCTAAGGAATCATGCTATTCCTGGACAGACCGATTGGTGTTGGCAGCACCGGACGGTCTTTTTCTATGCACAAATATTATAGTAGCGCAGATGGAAGGTATTGTCATGTGACTATTGGAGCAAAAAGTGATTACATTTCTGTTACCTCATTTTGCTTTTTTAAAACTGTTTAACATGAACTAGTATTCTAATTTAGAACCTTTTATTTTTGGTAAAATAAGGAAGGTTAATTAGACGCTTTGTGTAACATTCGCCTAAATTCTAAAATATTCAGAAAAGTTGTTGACTTTAGATTTTACTTAGATTATATTTTCAAGTAACAATTAAATAAGCTTATCAAGAGAGGTGGAGGGACTGGCCCTGTGATACCTCGGCAACAGACTTTTTGAAGCACTGTGCCAAATCCAGCAAGCGTATGCTTGAGAGATAAGAGGAGTAAATGTGAACGGTTAGGAAACCTCTTCTTATTTTAGAAGAGGTTTTTTGTGTATGTATTAATTCAATCTAAGAAATTAAAAGATGATGGGGAGAGGGAGATTACAATGGCAACAACAATTGTAAACGAATCAGCGCAATATCTGAAAACAGCAGAACTGCTGTCTCAAGCATTTGGTACGGATGCAGCAGCTCGGGACAAAGTGGGCGGTACGGCTAAAGCACAGCGAGACGCTTTAAGAGACAGCGGCTTGTTAAATCTTCATATTCCAAAAGAATACGGAGGCGCAGGACAGCCTTGGTCAGTTGTTCTTCAGGTTGTTCGCGAACTAGCGAAGACAGATGCAGCACTTGGTCATCTGTATGGCTACCATGCTTTTCAAACTGTTTTGCCGCATACTGCCGGTACAGCAAAACAAAAGGAATACTTCTATAAAGAATCAGCAAAAAACAATTGGTTTTGGGGCAACTCGTCTAATCCGATTGAACCTAGTTTAATTGGAGAAAAAGTGGGAGACGCATTTGTTGTAAATGGACATAATACGTTCAGCACAGGTGCAAAAGATTCAGACCGTTTAGCGATTACGTGGTACGACAATCCTGAGAAAACGACTTTGTACATTGGAATTATTCCTACTGTTAGAGATGGAATCACCATTCATGATGACTGGGATGGAATGGGTCAAAGACAAACAGATAGCGGGTCCGTTACGTTCGAAAATGTGTTAGTGGAAGCAGATGAGATTATTGATTTAACAGAATCGAAAGGAACGCCTTTTGCCACATTTGATGCTATTTTATCTCAGATTGTTTTAGCAAATGTGTTTGTGGGTTCTGCAGAGGGAGCACTGGAAGAGGCAAAAAAATATACAATTACTAAATCACGGCCTTGGTATCTGACAGACTATGAAAAAGCTGTGGATGATCCATTTATTCAGCGAGATTACGGGGAATTTTGGATTGATATTCAGGCAGCTGTTCAATTAGTCGAAAAGGCGGGAAATAAAGTCGATGAAGCTTGGAGCAGAGATCGTTCCCTTACAAAAGAAGAACGAGGAGAAACGGCTCTTTTAACTGGAGCAGCCAATGCTTTCGGTACGAAGGTAGCCTTACATGTAACAAGCAGCATTTTTCAAGTAATGGGTGCTCGTTCGGCTACTAGAAAGAATAATTTTGATCGTTTCTGGCGAAATGTCCGCACACATTCGCTTCATAATCCAATTGAATACAAACGGAAAAACATTGGACTATGGGTGTTAACTGGGGAGTATCCAACGCCAACTGTGTACTCATAAGGGAAAGATAACTGTTTTATCGAGACAGAGAGAAGCCTCTAAGAAGGGTTTCTTTCTGTTTTTTTCTTCGTCTTCTATCTTGGTCCAGTGAGGAAGCAGAACAGACAGAGGATTTTCTGTAATAAGCAGCGAATGGTTAAGGAGGTGAACACCGTTGTAGAGAATTTATGTTATGTTAGTTGTATTTCTAATAAGTAATCAGCATAAAAGGAGCTGAAGACATGTTCCTAAAAAGAATCAAGCTCTTGCAAGATCATATTGCATATAAGCAGAATGCGTACCCATTTTCGATTCCGGCAATTCGGCAGTTGGACGAGCTGGATATTAATCAATCAGTCACCTTCTTTGTCGGGGAAAACGGAAGTGGAAAATCAACTTTAATGGAAGCAATCACGGATAAATGCGAATTTAATACAGCAGGAGGAGGTCGAAATAATGCATATGATGTGGACGCGTCGGAAGCTGCACTCGCAGATTATATCCGCCTGTCTTGGCTGCCAAAAGTGACAAATGGGTTCTTCCTCCGAGCAGAGTCTTTTTATCATTTTGCCTCGCACATTGATGAGGTTGGTTCAGTTGATGCGTATGGTGGGAAGTCGCTGCATCATCAGTCTCACGGAGAAGCATTTCTTTCTTTGTTCCAAAATCGCTTCGGCGGCAAGGCAATTTACTTGCTGGATGAGCCAGAGGCTGCACTATCCCCGCAAAGGCAGCTCTCCTTTCTTCGTCTTATCCATGATCTTGTCAAAACAGGTAATGTGCAATTTATCATCGCTACTCATTCACCTATATTGCTTGGATATCCTAAAGCAGAGATCTTGCACTTCAGTGAGGAAGGCATCCAGCAGATGGAGTATGAAGAAACAGAGCATTACCAACTAACGCGAGGTTTTTTGCAGGATCGCGATGCATATTTGAGATATTTATTTATGGAAGAATAGAGCTGCTTCGACATGCTATTGTCTTTTTTCTGAAGCCTTTAACTTCCTGCTGTTAGACAAATATAAAAAAGTAATCGTAATCGAATACGTAACGAGAAACGTGAAGAGGATAAGATTCCAATCCATTATATACCTCCTTTATTTTCCATATATCCATGAACGAACGATATAAAACCTTTAAATAATGTTCGCTTACTATTTTTTATTTTCTTTCCTGTACAATAGAAATAGACAGAATATAGGAGGTTGAACAATGCATATTTCATTCAAAGAATTGACCGCAGAAGAAGTTCAGCAATACATAGAGTTACAAAGTCCCATTTATGCGGAAAATGTATCAAGCAACCAAGGTATCCCGAAAGAAAAGGCACTTCGTGATGCCGAACAAACATACAAGCTTTTATCGGAAGAGAATAGAAAGACCGGTCAATATATTGGGCATATTTTTTGTGAGGAGAAAAAACAGCGTGTCGGAATCATTTGGTACAACACGCAAGCAGAGCGTGATCGTGTCTTCATTTATCATATTTACATAGAAGAGGCATTTCGGAAGCAAGGGTATGCGCATGCTGCGTTAACATTAGTAGAAGACGTGGCGAGGAGAGAAAACGTAAGCAGGATGGCGCTTAATGTGTTTGCAGCAAATGAGGATGCCCAGCGATTATATGAGCGGTTAGGGTATGAAACAGCATCTATTGTGAAGACAAAGAAACTGTAGGAGGAATTCTATGAACATGCGTGCATGCATGGAAAGTGATCTGAAAGTGTGCAGTGATATCTTTGTGAATGTTTTTCGTGAGGAACCGTGGAATGAAGCTTGGACTCCAGAAGCGGCTCAGCAATACTTGAAGGATTTTTATCACACTCCTGGATTTACAGGCATTTTAGCGGTAGAAAGTCAGGATATTATCGGCTTCATCTTCGGAGTGAATCGAAAGTGGTGGTCTGGAGATGAGTTTTTCATAAACGAGATGTGTGTGCGATCTGACCAGCAAAGTAAAGGTACAGGTAAGGCGCTAATGAATTATCTTCTTAGAACGACAGACGCAGAGACCATCAGCTTGCTGACAGATCGCGGACTTCCAGCCGAAACATTTTATAAAAGAAATGGCTTTAACGAGATTGAAAGAATAATGTTTTTAAGTCGAGACGTTTAAGTGAGAAAAAGAGAGGTGGCAGTACGATGAAAAAACGGTGCTTATCTTTTTGACAGAGCAATACGCTGATTGGGAAGCGAGCTATGCGGCAGCTGAACTGCAAGCGCCGCACTCTGCTTATACTGTAAAAACAGTAACACTAGATGGACAGCCGGTTTCTTCTATTGGCGGACTTAAGGTGCTTCCTGACTATAGCTTAGAGGAAGTATTACGACATGAGGATATTCACATGCTCATTCTTCCGGGTGGAAACACGTGGCGAGAAGCTGCTGCTGTTCCGGTAAAAGAGCTGCTTGTGCATTGTACAGCAAATAACATACCGATTGCAGCTATTTGCGATGCTACCGTTTTTCTTGGAAGATATGGCTTCTTAGATAAAGCACCGCATACAAGTAATAGTTTGGAGTACTTGCAAGAAGGTGCGCCTGCCTACAAAGGTGAAAACTTATACATCCATTCTCAAGCAGTGCGCACTGAAGCTTTGATCACTGCGAATGGCACCGCGCCTTTAGAGTTTGCACGGGAAATACTGAAGCTTCTTGAGGTAAGGGAAGACGAGAAAATTGACCGCTGGTACCGTTTCTTCAAAGAAGGATCAGTCGTTTCTAAAAATAAAAGTCATTGCACTTGTAATGGGAATTTCTTCACTAGTTCCTGCTGATTATCTGCTCGTAATGCCTCTTCTAAATAGCTATTCCATTCCTGCTCATGGTTTATTTTTTCTGCTAAGTCAATGTCTAGAAATCGTTCCAAATCCGAGGAGGAAAGTTCAATTTTGTAGTTCGTTTCGTCATTATTTAATGTTAAGGTGATGTTCTCCTCATTAGTAATTAAAGCAGAGAGATACAAGATATTGTGAAGAAAGACAGTCTGAATTTCTAATTGTTTGTTGTACCACGCATTTTTATTCTGTTTGTCAATTTTATTTGTATCATAATGTACGATTAGATTTCCCTTAGACAAGCTTGTCTCTACCAGTGCATTGCTGCCCGGCAGCTTCGTAAGGATAGCACCAACATCACTGTTGTTACCTATGTACGTTTCTTCATATGCTGCTAATGCATGATAATCCACTGTTTCAATACTTATGTCTTCCTCAGCAGCAGAACAAGCAGCCATGCATAAGAACAGCAGAAGACCAAGGACTCCGAATATCTTTTTCTTCATAAACACCCTCCTGCTTTTTCTTTTATCGTAACGCAGTGCACAAGCAGTGATAAAGAAAAATATACCATTACCAAGAATTTTAGCTCACATGGAAAGATAGCCTTATTATTCTTCACTTGTACGTGTAAGATGTCAGAATCGAAGAGAAATAGATTGATTGTACGTACCAATTGAGTTAAAATCACGTTAAGGAGTTAAATATACGTACAAGAAGAGGTGGTCCTGATGCTGAATGATTTGAAGGAACAGGTGCTGCAAGCGAACCTGGATCTGCCTAAGCATGAGCTGGTAACTTTTACGTGGGGAAATGTAAGCGGTATCAACAGGGATTCCGGATTAGTTGTGATTAAGCCTAGCGGTGTGGCTTATGAGAAGCTGACTGTGAGAGACATGGTTGTTGTTAACTTGGATGGCGAAGTGGTGGAGGGAGATTTGAAGCCTTCATCTGATACAGCAACCCATCTTGTTTTGTATAAGCATTTTGATGCTATTGGCGGCATTGTGCACACACATTCTACGTGGGCGACAGCTTTTGCGCAGTCTGCCAAAGGGGTGCCGGCGCTTGGGACAACTCATGCGGACTATTTCTATGGAACAGTGCCCTGTACTCGGCCAATGACCGTACAAGAGATACAGCATAATTATGAATTAGAGACAGGCAATGTCATTGTCGAGACATTTCAGAAGCAAGGCTTAGATCCAAATCAAATCCCAAGTGTGCTCGTGCATAAGCATGCGCCATTTAACTGGGGTAAATCACCTGCGGAAGCTGTGCATAATGCAGTTGTCTTGGAGGAAGTGGCCAGACTTGCACATTTATCGTACCAGCTGGATCACCAAGTGGAGGATATGGATCAAGAGCTGTTAGATAAACATTATCTGCGAAAACATGGTGCAGATGCCTATTACGGCCAGAAGACCACATAGGAGGAAATGTAAATGGGGACGGAAAAATACACAATCGGAATTGATTATGGCACGCAGTCGGGCCGAGCAGTGCTCGTCCGCTTACGTGATGGAATAGAGATGGCTGACCATGTAACAGCGTATGCGCATGGGGTGATGGATGTAAAGCTTCCGCATTTAGATAAAGCATTAGGCTATGAATGGGCCTTGCAGCATCCGATGGATTATCTGGACGTCCTGCGAAATTCCGTGCCAGCTGTCATGAAAACAGCAGGGGTGGAACCAGCAGACGTGATCGGCTTAGGAATTGATTTTACAGCCTGCACGATGCTGCCAGTCGACGAAAATTTGGAACCATTGTGTTTTAACCCGCTGTACCGTGATAATCCCCATAGCTGGGTGAAACTTTGGAAACACCATGCTGCGCAGGATGAAGCCAATAAGCTAAATGATATTGCGAAGGACAAAGACGAGACCTTTCTATCGCGTTATGGAGGCAAGATTTCCTCCGAGTGGATGATACCAAAAATCTGGCAAATTGCCGATGAAGCACCAGAAATCTATGAGGCAGCAGATCAATTTATCGAAGCAACAGATTGGGTAATTTCGCAGCTTACAGGTGAATTGAAACGAAATAGCTGTACTGCTGGATACAAAGCAATATGGCATAAGCAAGACGGCTATCCTTCACAAGATTTCTTCGGCAGTCTGCATCCTGCGTTGCAAGATGTGGCGGAAACAAAGCTGCGCGGAGAGGTTTATCCGCTTGGATCCAAGGCTGGCGAATTGCAATCCATACTTGCTATGCCGATGAATCTGCCGGCGGGTATTGCAGTGGCTGTTGGAAATGTGGATGCGCATGCGGCAGTGCCAGCAATGGGTGTGGTGACGCCGGGCAAATTGGTAATGGCAATGGGAACTTCTATTTGCCATATGGTGCTTGGCGCAGAGGAACGTACAGTCGAAGGCATGTGCGGAGTGGTTGAGGACGGTATTATTGAAGGCTACTACGGTTATGAAGCAGGGCAGTCTGCAGTTGGCGATATTTTTGGCTGGTTCGTGGATGAACAAGTGCCGGAATATGTGCACAAGCAGGCAGAAGCAGCTGGACAGAATGTGCACCAGTGGCTGGAAGCTCGTGCGGCTGCTTACCGGCCTGGAGAAACAGGTTTGCTGGCGCTGGACTGGATGAATGGCAACCGATCTGTGCTCGTGGATACAGAATTGAGCGGGCTGGTAGTTGGGCTGACACTGCAGACCAAACCGGAAGAAGTATATCGGGCGTTGCTGGAAGCGACTGCCTTTGGTACGCGTAAAATCGTCGATGCTTTCCATCAAAATGGCGTAGCTGTTGATGAATTATATGCATGTGGCGGACTGCCGCAGAAAAATAAGCTGCTTATGCAAATCTTTGCTGATGTCACGAACCGGCCGATTTATATTGCTGACTCGGTCCAGACACCAGCAGTTGGAGCGGCGATGTTTGGCGCGGTTGCTGCAGGAGCAGATGCTGGTGGCTATGACAGCATTCTGGAGGCAGCTGAGCATATGGCGCGGGTAAAGGAAGAAGTTATACAGCCGATCCCAGAAAATGTGGACATTTATGAGCGGCTTTACGAGGAGTACAATACGCTGCATGACTATTTCGGACGTGGAGCTAATGATGTCATGAAGCGGCTGAAAGCAATTCGTTCACAATCGGAAAGAAAACTGACTGCACAGAATTAAGGGGGAGAAAGCATGTTACAAGTGAAACCTTATCAATTTTGGTTCGTTACAGGAAGTCAGCATTTGTATGGGGAAGAAACACTAAAGCAGGTGCAAGGTAATTCGGAGGATTTAATTCATAAATTAAACGAGCAAGGCAATCTGCCGTTTCCAATTACGTTCAAAGAAGTGCTCACGAACGCAGCAGACATTCAGCGAGTGAGTTTGGAGGCGAATGCTGATCCGGAATGTGCGGGCTTGATTACATGGATGCACACATTCTCACCAGCCAAAATGTGGATTGGCGGACTAAAGACACTGCAGAAGCCGCTCTTGCATTTGCATACGCAGTACAACCGCGATGTTCCTTGGGATACGATAGACATGGACTTTATGAATCTGAATCAAGCCGCTCATGGCGACCGTGAATATGGCTTTATGGGAACGCGACTTAACAAAGCCAGAAAAGTGATTGTCGGTTATTGGGGCGATGCCAAAATACAGAGACGCATTGCTGATTGGATGACCACAGCTGTCGGCGTTAACGAAAGTCAGCAGATCAAGGTAGCGCGTTTTGGCGATAACATGCGTAACGTTGCGGTTACGGACGGCGATAAAGTGGAAGCGCAAATTAAGTTTGGCTGGACCGTCGATTATTACGGTGTTGGCGATCTGGTTGCGGAAATGAATGAAGTAAGTGACGCAGATGTAGATGACCTCGTTGCGGCGTATAAGGAAGTGTACGATCTGCCGACAGCAGCAGAACAAGTAGCTTCCGTACGTGAACAGGCTAAAATTGAGGTGGCACTAAAGCGCTTCTTAGATCGCGGCGGTTACCAAGCGTTCAGCACCAACTTTGAGGATTTACATGGAATGAACCAGCTGCCAGGACTCGCTGTTCAGCATCTGATGGCGCAAGGTTACGGATTTGCTGGCGAAGGAGATTGGCGTACAGCAGCACTCGTTCGACTGTTAAAAGCAATGGCCAATAATGAAAAAACATCCTTTATGGAAGATTACACGTATCATTTAGAAGAAGGCGCGGAATTAATCTTAGGATCACATATGCTGGAAGTTTGTCCGACGGTTGCCAAAAACAGACCATCTATCCAAGTGCACCCGTTAGGCATTGGCGGCAAAGATGACCCAGCACGGATTGTATTTGATGGGATTGCCGGTGAAGCAATAAACGTTTCCATCATTGAGCTCGGCGGCCGATTCCGTATGATCATCAATAAAGTTGATGCAGTCGAGGCAGAAAACGAAACACCGAATCTGCCGGTAGCCAAAGTGTTGTGGAAACCGCAGCCATCTTTAAGTGAAGCAACAGAAGCATGGATTTATGCTGGCGGTGCCCATCATACGGCACTTACCTTCACTCTGACTGCGGAGCAGCTGGAAGACTTTGCTGACATAATTGGCATAGAGTGTGTAACGATTGATAACGATACCAAGTTAAAGCAATTCCGAAAAGAGCTGCAGTGGAATCAGGCAGTGTGGAATTAGGATCGACTGTTTTGTCAGTTATCTTGAAAAAAGATAGATATTATTGATAAATTAATAAGGCTTTATCCATTGCTTAAAGGATAAAGCCTTGTACTTATAAGTAACATGAAAAGAGCTATGCATGTTTTCTGTTAAATAATAGGAATATTGAATAATTTATTATACCTCCAAGCGTACCGGCTGCTAATATACCCCAAATTGAAACACCTCCATACATTTCGTTTGTATTATGCACAATAGCGGCTAAAGGAATGCCAAAAAGTTGAAGGTCAAGGGATACATTTTTATCTAACAGATCAAAAATAACTGGTAAAGCGATAATCACACCTACTATATATAGTAGGATAAATACTAGAAAACCAATTGATAAGCTTTTAATTAACTTCATATTATCCCTCTTTTCTAACGAATTGTTCAAGTATATTTTGTCCGTCATTAAATATAGGTAATAAATTTAATGTATGTAGTACGAAAAGGCTTCCTGAAAAAAATCTATCGGGATTAAAAATATCCTAACCAACACACAACATGTAGGACTAGAGAATGCAA from Terribacillus sp. DMT04 encodes the following:
- a CDS encoding putative holin-like toxin, whose translation is MTVAEALTLMIGFGTLIVAIMSDKNQKK
- a CDS encoding AAA family ATPase, with the protein product MFLKRIKLLQDHIAYKQNAYPFSIPAIRQLDELDINQSVTFFVGENGSGKSTLMEAITDKCEFNTAGGGRNNAYDVDASEAALADYIRLSWLPKVTNGFFLRAESFYHFASHIDEVGSVDAYGGKSLHHQSHGEAFLSLFQNRFGGKAIYLLDEPEAALSPQRQLSFLRLIHDLVKTGNVQFIIATHSPILLGYPKAEILHFSEEGIQQMEYEETEHYQLTRGFLQDRDAYLRYLFMEE
- the araD gene encoding L-ribulose-5-phosphate 4-epimerase, producing the protein MLNDLKEQVLQANLDLPKHELVTFTWGNVSGINRDSGLVVIKPSGVAYEKLTVRDMVVVNLDGEVVEGDLKPSSDTATHLVLYKHFDAIGGIVHTHSTWATAFAQSAKGVPALGTTHADYFYGTVPCTRPMTVQEIQHNYELETGNVIVETFQKQGLDPNQIPSVLVHKHAPFNWGKSPAEAVHNAVVLEEVARLAHLSYQLDHQVEDMDQELLDKHYLRKHGADAYYGQKTT
- a CDS encoding aminotransferase class V-fold PLP-dependent enzyme, with product MAKQVEWDKVRALFNLDREYIHIGTSQYFVSHPKHIRDAIEKYRKQLDENPTNFTENNEENFPLQVRKKLVQYMGIDDPNLIALTDSATMGLGIIYTGLNINEEHDILTPEHNHYSHQEAIRQVANRTGASFREVPIYHQMKDVTEESLVQALLNEIRDNTVVIGLTWVQSDTGLKFPVRKFMNKLKKINKQREKANQIIVVLDGTHGFGIETETFPELDCDFFITSCHKWLYGPRGTGFVAAKKEAWGSVTPVIPSYTILSMVSLNEKHPRAMDGTQMTPGGFHSMEHRWALKDAFEFALDIGKEAIYERVHQLNRQAKEGLASMSHVTLHTPIADELSAGITAFEVKGMKSKNVIKKLHDKKIIGTVAPYQNAFARLTPGIYNTPEEIDQVLEAIDSLK
- the araA gene encoding L-arabinose isomerase, encoding MLQVKPYQFWFVTGSQHLYGEETLKQVQGNSEDLIHKLNEQGNLPFPITFKEVLTNAADIQRVSLEANADPECAGLITWMHTFSPAKMWIGGLKTLQKPLLHLHTQYNRDVPWDTIDMDFMNLNQAAHGDREYGFMGTRLNKARKVIVGYWGDAKIQRRIADWMTTAVGVNESQQIKVARFGDNMRNVAVTDGDKVEAQIKFGWTVDYYGVGDLVAEMNEVSDADVDDLVAAYKEVYDLPTAAEQVASVREQAKIEVALKRFLDRGGYQAFSTNFEDLHGMNQLPGLAVQHLMAQGYGFAGEGDWRTAALVRLLKAMANNEKTSFMEDYTYHLEEGAELILGSHMLEVCPTVAKNRPSIQVHPLGIGGKDDPARIVFDGIAGEAINVSIIELGGRFRMIINKVDAVEAENETPNLPVAKVLWKPQPSLSEATEAWIYAGGAHHTALTFTLTAEQLEDFADIIGIECVTIDNDTKLKQFRKELQWNQAVWN
- a CDS encoding GNAT family N-acetyltransferase, with product MNMRACMESDLKVCSDIFVNVFREEPWNEAWTPEAAQQYLKDFYHTPGFTGILAVESQDIIGFIFGVNRKWWSGDEFFINEMCVRSDQQSKGTGKALMNYLLRTTDAETISLLTDRGLPAETFYKRNGFNEIERIMFLSRDV
- a CDS encoding N-acetyltransferase, which encodes MHISFKELTAEEVQQYIELQSPIYAENVSSNQGIPKEKALRDAEQTYKLLSEENRKTGQYIGHIFCEEKKQRVGIIWYNTQAERDRVFIYHIYIEEAFRKQGYAHAALTLVEDVARRENVSRMALNVFAANEDAQRLYERLGYETASIVKTKKL
- a CDS encoding acyl-CoA dehydrogenase family protein — its product is MYVLIQSKKLKDDGEREITMATTIVNESAQYLKTAELLSQAFGTDAAARDKVGGTAKAQRDALRDSGLLNLHIPKEYGGAGQPWSVVLQVVRELAKTDAALGHLYGYHAFQTVLPHTAGTAKQKEYFYKESAKNNWFWGNSSNPIEPSLIGEKVGDAFVVNGHNTFSTGAKDSDRLAITWYDNPEKTTLYIGIIPTVRDGITIHDDWDGMGQRQTDSGSVTFENVLVEADEIIDLTESKGTPFATFDAILSQIVLANVFVGSAEGALEEAKKYTITKSRPWYLTDYEKAVDDPFIQRDYGEFWIDIQAAVQLVEKAGNKVDEAWSRDRSLTKEERGETALLTGAANAFGTKVALHVTSSIFQVMGARSATRKNNFDRFWRNVRTHSLHNPIEYKRKNIGLWVLTGEYPTPTVYS
- a CDS encoding type 1 glutamine amidotransferase family protein; the protein is MLIFLTEQYADWEASYAAAELQAPHSAYTVKTVTLDGQPVSSIGGLKVLPDYSLEEVLRHEDIHMLILPGGNTWREAAAVPVKELLVHCTANNIPIAAICDATVFLGRYGFLDKAPHTSNSLEYLQEGAPAYKGENLYIHSQAVRTEALITANGTAPLEFAREILKLLEVREDEKIDRWYRFFKEGSVVSKNKSHCTCNGNFFTSSC
- a CDS encoding DUF4825 domain-containing protein; the encoded protein is MKKKIFGVLGLLLFLCMAACSAAEEDISIETVDYHALAAYEETYIGNNSDVGAILTKLPGSNALVETSLSKGNLIVHYDTNKIDKQNKNAWYNKQLEIQTVFLHNILYLSALITNEENITLTLNNDETNYKIELSSSDLERFLDIDLAEKINHEQEWNSYLEEALRADNQQELVKKFPLQVQ
- a CDS encoding ribulokinase, which translates into the protein MGTEKYTIGIDYGTQSGRAVLVRLRDGIEMADHVTAYAHGVMDVKLPHLDKALGYEWALQHPMDYLDVLRNSVPAVMKTAGVEPADVIGLGIDFTACTMLPVDENLEPLCFNPLYRDNPHSWVKLWKHHAAQDEANKLNDIAKDKDETFLSRYGGKISSEWMIPKIWQIADEAPEIYEAADQFIEATDWVISQLTGELKRNSCTAGYKAIWHKQDGYPSQDFFGSLHPALQDVAETKLRGEVYPLGSKAGELQSILAMPMNLPAGIAVAVGNVDAHAAVPAMGVVTPGKLVMAMGTSICHMVLGAEERTVEGMCGVVEDGIIEGYYGYEAGQSAVGDIFGWFVDEQVPEYVHKQAEAAGQNVHQWLEARAAAYRPGETGLLALDWMNGNRSVLVDTELSGLVVGLTLQTKPEEVYRALLEATAFGTRKIVDAFHQNGVAVDELYACGGLPQKNKLLMQIFADVTNRPIYIADSVQTPAVGAAMFGAVAAGADAGGYDSILEAAEHMARVKEEVIQPIPENVDIYERLYEEYNTLHDYFGRGANDVMKRLKAIRSQSERKLTAQN